In Carassius gibelio isolate Cgi1373 ecotype wild population from Czech Republic chromosome B17, carGib1.2-hapl.c, whole genome shotgun sequence, the genomic stretch CAGTCgaacatgtttaaaaataaacatggaaATGACAGCAGTGATGCGCTGCCATTGTCATTGAACTTTCATGGgctagatagatggatggactgACAGATAAACAAATGAGCAGACAGGTGAtttgttgtaataatatttctgtttcaggCTGTGGAAGAGATGAATGGTATGGAGCTTAATGGTAAGACGGTGTTTGTTGGCCGAGCACAGAAAAAGATGGAGAGACAAGCAGAACTCAAGAGGAAGTTTGAACAGCTCAAACAGGAAAGAATCAGCAGATATCAGGTAATGAACTTctgttttgtgtctttgtgtATGTGTGGTTGTGTTTTTAGttcaagaataataataagcatcaatttgtgtgtatatttgtgttgACAGGGTGTGAACTTGTATATCAAGAATCTTGATGACACCATTGATGATGAGAAACTTCGTAAAGAGTTCTCTCCTTTCGGCTCCATTACCAGTGCCAAGGTGGGTCAAAGGGCGACTGTTtacagtctgtttctgtttgaacACTTTGGGCAAATTGAAGGGCACAGTGGGAAGGGGATGGTTGTTGAAGGCCCTTTCCAAATGAAAGTGAGCAACCAAATTCCTTTTGATGAAGACCACAAGTCCATTAGAGGAGGGTACACGCGTAGGTCACCTTAAGGAAGAATTTTGTTAATCTTAAAGTATTTTTCGCTGTTTATGATAACATTATCCTCAGTGGCACATTCATAAATATGtcttttatgatatttaaaacacaacaagaaatattctttacatatttacatttgtacaaatattgtcatatgtgtttgtttttagaaGACAGTACAGTTGAAATTAATTTGAAGATACAAATAGGCTATATTTGACCCAGTGAAACAGTATTATGCTTTTGCaagatttatttttctgtttaaccTGATGGAAGAAAGAAGTAAgatttaatgtaatgtatatCTTACTGTAGGTGATGCTGGAGGATGGCAGGTCCAAAGGTTTTGGCTTTGTGTGTTTCTCCTCACCCGAGGAGGCCACAAAGGCCGTGACAGAGATGAACGGCCGTATTGTGGGCTCCAAACCACTGTATGTAGCCCTGGCCCAACGCAAAGAAGAACGCAAAGCTCATCTGACCAATCAATACATGCAGCGTATCGCTGGCATGAGGGCCATGCCTGCCAACGCTATCATCAACCAGTTCCAGCCTGCCGGTGGTTACTTTATGCCCGCTGTGCCACAGGTGGGTGAGATCCAGAAGTCTTAGACAACATTGACAGTCTGGTTTGAAGTAGTAAAATGTtccattaaattattaataaactcTCCGATTATGTCTTTTGTTTCTTTCTAATGCATCACAGGCCCAGAACAGAACGACATACTATGCACCAAACCAGCTCACTCAGATGCGTCCGAACCCTCGCTGGCAGCAGGGTGGCAGAGGTCAGGGTGGTTTCCAGGGCATGCCCAACTCCTTGCGCCAGCCAGGGCCCCGTGCCAACATACGCCACATGGCCCCCAGTGCTTCCACCCAGGGCCCACGCGGGATCCCCACAGGTGCACAGAGAGTGGGTGAGGAAACCCACCCACTGATGATGCAATGCGTTTTTATGACACACATTGACCTGTTTTCCAGACCCAGACACCTGCAAATCATTTCAAGTTAAATTTTAAAGATTAGTATATTTGATAAAAGATATCAGAAAGATTATCATGTAGGTTTTAGTTTTTCGCCATAAACCCCACATTTATTGATTACAACAAGTGAGTTTGGTGATCATTCTGTCCTCACCATAGCTTTAATGTTATTTACTTCTTTGCACAACTAGGACCAATGGGTCCCCGCCCGGGCATGGGGGTGACGACTCCACGTGCCATGCCCCCATACAAGTACGCCACCACCATACGACACACACAGCCTCAGGTCGTGCAGCCCATTACTCTGCAACAGGTAATATATAGAGACAGACACTGCACATAAATAAAAACTGCACCAttgaataaataattcatttgCTCCGTTTCTGATATTATggattgtatatttaattcacTGATACATATTTGATTACAAAGGTATAGTTGGTATACTTTGTTGTCATAAAACATTGCCATTTCAAGAACAGTCATATGGTAAAGGTTTAAAGATTTGGTAAGGATCAAAGTAAATGAATTGAGTAGAGTTGCACAATACATAGGtaccatatttgttttgttttctttaatagtGTTGGCTGAAATTGGATATATATCAGTcataattgaatatttaattgtgcTTACTCATTCATTTACATGACCTTTTCCATCATCTAATGCTGacttaaaggttttttttatttaatattggcAAGTAATCAGTAAACGTTAAAATAATTGACTTGTCAGAACAGAATGTTAATATTGTGCACTGCTAGAATTaagatatagatttaaaaaacCCGTTCAAATTCTCATTTTGTGGTTTCCGGTGTTCTGCAGGCTCAGCCAGCTGTTCATGTGCAGGGTCAGGAGCCTCTCACTGCCTCCATGTTAGCTGCCGCTCCTCCTCAGGAACAGAAACAGATGCTTGGTGAGATGAGGAGGCTGTAAGCACATTCAGCCTTACTAAACATATTCTTACACCCCGAAGACGTTTCTGCGCATTATAGTTTTAtgtgatagtttacccaaaaattctgttgtttgctcaccctcaagttgttcaaaacctgtacgagtttctttcttctgctgaaccaaaaagaagataatttgaagaatgttggtaaacaaaaAGTTGCTAGTCCCTGTAAAAATACTATGGGAGTCAACTGCAAccggcaactgtttggttaccaacattctttgaATGATCTTCTTTTTGTAAGCTTCACAATAGAAAGAGTCTTGTAGGCTTGGAacaggagtaaatgatgacagaagttttgtgaaaattgtggtggactatccctttaattattttcttattttattcttcCCTGTAGCTATCTCTTGACTGTCTTACATGTGCCCGTTCTGTTTTCCCTCAGGTGAGCGGCTGTTTCCTCTCATCCAGGCAATGCACCCCAGTCTAGCCGGGAAGATCACAGGAATGCTGCTAGAGATAGACAACTCTGAGCTGCTGCACATGCTGGAGTCCCATGAGTCTCTGCGCTCCAAGGTGACAGTCGTTAACTATGATAAAAGTCTCCAGTAACAGTTACTAGCTCTGCTGTTAGATGCAATAATGGGAAAACATCACAAGCTTTTAAAAATGCAAAGCATATTGACTGAACCAGGGActtaatattgtgtttatttattaagatttatgCATTGCCCAGCAGGGACTGTTCCTGAAATGTCATTTATAAACGACAATGGCATTTTATCATCTTATTAGAGCCATGAATCTCTGTGGTGAAGATGGTTTGGGCATTGTAGGACTGCTGATTTATCTCTGTTGTCAGGTGGAGGAGGCTGTCGCAGTGCTTCAGGCTCATCAGGCCAAGAAAGATGCCACACAGAAAGTGGGAGTCACCGCTGCGACTGTAGCCGCAACATCATGACCAGTAACTTTTCTTATTATCTGTAGTATTATAATTTCCATGCTTGTTGTTAGGCTGTTTACCTAACTGTTTTAAAtgattatgtaattttttattttttttatttattgttttctgcAAGGTGAAGCTGAAAGGCTGAAGAGAGATCACCACTGTCTGGTTTCGTCTGGtggcaaccaatcagaacacaaaaaaataaaacaagaaaaaaaagaaaaatacaaaatgataCTTGAACACAAAGAAGACAATTTTGTTGCAGGGCTTACATTTTTAACTCTGTAATGATTTTTCaactaaagtacattttaaaaagagGCAGTTCTGTGAGGGAAGAGCCTCTGTATTGTGGCCAGGACTGACTTTTTCTATGAGGAACTGGAAAACTTGGTTCTTCAGTGAGCTGTGTGTTTGCTGCCTTGATTGGCCCTCACTTGTCCCATGACAATAACCCGAGTGGTGTGGCACTCTAAATAAAGGgataactatttaaaatgaaatatattgtcttcttcttcttatatAAAAGACAAAGGCCATTTTACAGAcactttttatccaaagtgacttgcagtacatttataataaattttcTGTTCAAGGACCCAATAATAACAGAAGTGTTAATAAGATCCAATTTCACATTTAACTTAGAGTAATCTTATGACCAAACCAATTTAATTCCAGTTTGTATCCTATGAAAGATGATGTCTGTATCAAAGCGCCATAAAagtacatacaggtgcatctcaataaattagaatgtagtggaaaagttcatttatttcagtaattcaactcaagttgtgaaactcgtgtatttaataaattcagtacacacagattgaagtagtttaagtctttggttcttttaactgtgatgactttggctcacatttaacaaaaacccaccaattcacaattaAGAATATgaacatgccaatcagctaatcaactcaaaacacctgccaaggtttcctgagccttcaaaatggtctctgagtttggttcactaggctacacaatcatggggaagattgcTGATCTGACAGGTGTCcataagacaatcattgacacccttcacaaggagggtaagccacaaacattaactgccaaagaagctggctgttcacagagtgctgtatccagtcatgttaacagaaagttgagtggaaggaaaaagtgtggaaaaaaaagatgcacaaccaaccgagagaaccccAGCCTTATgaaggattgtcaagcaaaatcgattcaagaatctGAGTGAACCTCACAAGGAATGGACCGAGGCTGGGGTCaaagcatcaagagccaccacaccaaaagttggttaaaggaccatggtgttggtgtgcttgactggccagcagactcaccagacctgaaccccagagagaatctatggggtattgtcaagaggaaaatgagaaacaagagaccaaaacaagcagatgagctgaaggccactgtcaaagaaacctgggcttccataccacctcagcagtgccacaaactgatcacctccatgccacgctgaattgaggcagtaattaaagcaaaaggagcccctaccaagtattgagtacatgtacagtaaattaacatactctccagaaggccaacaattcacaaaaaaaagtattgtaatttgttgagatagtaatTTGGTGgtcttttgttaaatgtgagccaaatcataacagttaaaagaaccaaagatttaaacttcagtctgtgtgcattgaatttatttaatacatgagtttcacaatttgaggtgaattactgaaataaatgacctttttcacaacattctaatttgagattcACCTGTACACATACAGCTATCATATTTAATAGGTTATTATTATCACATACTGTAAATCATGAACACACTACATGTAAAGATAATCATATAAGTAATATCACAtagaaaaatatagattttaacttattgttacatataaaaaaatctatttggtGGTTTAAAACAGCGACTATAAATGAAACAAAGTTCACTTTTCACAACTAgcgtgaccacctgctaataagcccaaggggggacaaggggtatgtttctgagggacagtgtgggacactgccttgcgcggtgcccccatgggcagactcactgatagtggtttacccatttctggcacataccaccttacatggtatattaataatgccctattcccctaaacatgtgtaattgctgatgtatgctcatgacagaattgacagatacACTTCccttacgatttactttagctattttgtttatttttcattgcaatttattcactttaaataaattataatataaaattataggattaaaatgaattgtagttgctca encodes the following:
- the pabpc4 gene encoding polyadenylate-binding protein 4 isoform X2 is translated as MNAATAGSYPMASLYVGDLHPDITEAMLYEKFSPAGPVLSIRVCRDMITRRSLGYAYVNFQQPADAERALDTMNFDVVKGKPIRIMWSQRDPSLRKSGVGNVFIKNLDKSIDNKALYDTFSAFGNILSCKVVCDENGSKGYAFVHFETQDAADRAIEKMNGMLLNDRKVFVGRFKSRKEREAEMGAKAKEFTNVYIKNFGEDMDDPRLKELFDKYGKTLSVKVMTDPTGKSRGFGFVSYEKHEDANKAVEEMNGMELNGKTVFVGRAQKKMERQAELKRKFEQLKQERISRYQGVNLYIKNLDDTIDDEKLRKEFSPFGSITSAKVMLEDGRSKGFGFVCFSSPEEATKAVTEMNGRIVGSKPLYVALAQRKEERKAHLTNQYMQRIAGMRAMPANAIINQFQPAGGYFMPAVPQAQNRTTYYAPNQLTQMRPNPRWQQGGRGQGGFQGMPNSLRQPGPRANIRHMAPSASTQGPRGIPTGPMGPRPGMGVTTPRAMPPYKYATTIRHTQPQVVQPITLQQAQPAVHVQGQEPLTASMLAAAPPQEQKQMLGERLFPLIQAMHPSLAGKITGMLLEIDNSELLHMLESHESLRSKVEEAVAVLQAHQAKKDATQKVGVTAATVAATS
- the pabpc4 gene encoding polyadenylate-binding protein 4 isoform X1; translation: MNAATAGSYPMASLYVGDLHPDITEAMLYEKFSPAGPVLSIRVCRDMITRRSLGYAYVNFQQPADAERALDTMNFDVVKGKPIRIMWSQRDPSLRKSGVGNVFIKNLDKSIDNKALYDTFSAFGNILSCKVVCDENGSKGYAFVHFETQDAADRAIEKMNGMLLNDRKVFVGRFKSRKEREAEMGAKAKEFTNVYIKNFGEDMDDPRLKELFDKYGKTLSVKVMTDPTGKSRGFGFVSYEKHEDANKAVEEMNGMELNGKTVFVGRAQKKMERQAELKRKFEQLKQERISRYQGVNLYIKNLDDTIDDEKLRKEFSPFGSITSAKVMLEDGRSKGFGFVCFSSPEEATKAVTEMNGRIVGSKPLYVALAQRKEERKAHLTNQYMQRIAGMRAMPANAIINQFQPAGGYFMPAVPQAQNRTTYYAPNQLTQMRPNPRWQQGGRGQGGFQGMPNSLRQPGPRANIRHMAPSASTQGPRGIPTGAQRVGPMGPRPGMGVTTPRAMPPYKYATTIRHTQPQVVQPITLQQAQPAVHVQGQEPLTASMLAAAPPQEQKQMLGERLFPLIQAMHPSLAGKITGMLLEIDNSELLHMLESHESLRSKVEEAVAVLQAHQAKKDATQKVGVTAATVAATS